Below is a genomic region from Fusarium oxysporum Fo47 chromosome XI, complete sequence.
GTGAAGAAAACGAAGCCCTGTGGTCTCTCCACCATTGGATAGCATCCTGCGTATCCTGTGGCTCGAGACGGAGGTACCTTTCGAGCTCGCCGACACTGCCACCCGTCGCAAACgctttctttgtcttgctATTAATCCACTGAGTGTACTGATCATCCTCTTGACCCATCGTCCTTGGCGCTGCGTCGTACTTCGTTGTTTCCTCGCACAGTCCCTGGTTCGCGTCGTACCAACGGGTGAAGTAATCCTTGATTCCAGCCTTGGCATCACGAACCCAAGCGAGTTGCTCCTCAGACACCCAAGTCGCCTCTAACCAGCTGATCCCGAACCTCGGGTGAAGAATGATTGCTGCCGCAAACAAGGGAGATTCTCCGAGCTTGTCATAATACTcattcagcttcttccaccCGTTGTTGATTGATGCCCGGATGTAGGCTCGATGGTCCGCTGGTAATGTGCTCTTTTGCGACGTCTCAGACGCCGATCGTTTCTCCGCCGTAGAATAATCAGCCCGAGAATGCAACGGTAAGGCAGATTCTACGAATCTCGGAGGTTGACTCCGCTGTGGTAGCGCGTaaacctcatcctcctcaaagcGGGCAGGGAGACGGCGAACGCGGCTTGGCCGACCGTTGGACTCTCGGAAATTTGCTGACGCCGTTGCAATCCGCTCCGCAGCATCCACTTGAGTTTCTCCTATTGTCTCCTCCGTAACCTCACTATAGAAGACCTTCTAGTCCTCAAAATGCTCTAATAGATATTCTATTCCTATCAGCACCTCCCACAGGCGTCCATGGCTGTCACCTTTACCCCAGCCTTGCGTCCGCATCGTCTGAAGGTATATGGGTTTGAGAATCTCGTTGACTTCGCCAAGAACCCGCCAGTCTTCGCTGGACAATATGTCCTCCGCCGGGATCCGTCTTGCcccgtcttcctcttcttgagttGCAAAGGTAAATGCTCCGATATCTGTCTGCTTTCGCAAAGCCCTCTCAATCATCATGTAAGTGGAGTTCCACCGCGTTTCGTTGTTCATAACAACCTCGAGCTCGGCCGTGGATTCCTCGCAGAGCCGGTATTCCTCGTGATCCTGCTCCCGGGCAACTCGCTTGAACTGTTCGCTCCGCTGCGGCGATGAACGGATAAACTTGACAATGTTGCGGAGCTTCCCAAAGGGCCCCTTCGTGCGCCAATGATCCAGGTCCTGCTCAACAAGACCGCGCATGTCGTTGATGTCAGACTCCAGCTCGAATGACTCGGCGTCTTTGCCAAAGAGAAAGGCACGCGCGACGAGATTGAGCGTGTGCCCATAGCATCGCATCCGGTGGGCTTTGATATCAACAGGTCTCATCGATGGATCGAGCCGCTGGTACATATAGTACAGGCAAGTATCATTTGCCGTCATGTTATCAGAGATGGCACAGCCAACGCGCCCCTCAATCTCCCATTCGTGGACGACGTCGATCAGAGAACCGGCGAGGTTCTCGCCACTATGAGCACCAAATTGACGACGCAGAACCAGCAGACGGGATTGCTGATGACCCAGTTGATCTATAAAGTGCGCAAATACAGCCATGATTGCAAAGCGATTCGGTGACGTCCAGAGGTCGAAGCTAATATGCACCGCTGTCAAAGCGTTGCGGAGCTCTGCTCTGATGGTATCCCGCTTCGCTTCAAAGAGTCGATGTATCTCTCTAGTGACAGAACTACCACTCCACGCCATCTGGAGGACTAAATCACTGTCGAAATGGTGGAAGATCTTCCGAAGAAAGCTGTGCTCGAAGATGGTGAATGGCACATCGCTATATGCGAGGTTGGAACATGTCAAGGAGGTCTCTGTAGCAGAATAGCATCAAGTCAGAAAAGTTTATACCAGAGGGAATCTTTATTCAACATACACCCAAACGAATCTCCCATCTGTTCTTGCACGAGTGTCTTGAGGCAGTATCTAATTGTGTCGTGTTCAATAACAGTAACACCAGGCTTCAGTGTAATTGGTTATTTTGATATGGGTTTATGAACACTGTTGAACGCCGGATTTCGAGAATAGCCTGGCCTAATGTCTTGTTTTATGCCTTAATGATGGGCAACAGGTGACCGTGCTGCTATCACCTTGGCTTAGCTTCATAATAGCCTTCAGTGCCCCCCTGTAGGCGACTAGTCTTCTCTTGcccccctcctcctcctacCTAATCCCCGGATTCATCTCTACGTCCATCAATCATACCACCTCACCGCCTGCGTTTTCTACCAATACCCTCGTTATGAAGCGACATGACAAGCAGTTACTCCGGCCTTGATTTTGCTTCTAGGCCACGAGTTTATCCAATCGACCTGTCTTTCCTGTCCTACATGCTAAGGGCTGCCGATGTTAATATCTCCCAAAGGATAGTGTTCCTGAGTTCTTTTTCCATCCGATGAGCAAATTGTCCGGTGTCACGAGGACGATCAGTTTGAGGATTTGGTTGTGTTCGACCGTTTCCTTCCTGAGAGCTTGTCACCGGAACCTATGAGGGCTAATATTGCTTTGCTAACTAACGATCTACTTGTAACTGGGTAGTAGTTATGTTGCATGATTTCGCTTTTATTAGTCGGTTCCATACGTCATCTTACAATCATGAACATGTCCAAGTTCGAGTTGGCCAATGCCACAGGTCGGGTTAATGTGTCTCTGTGTGTGCCTGTGAACTCAGTCCCCAGGGGGGCCCCATTCTAGGAAGAGGTCTGTCTTACAGTTCTCTATGTTTTATTTTCTTTGGGTCTATAGTAACTAAAATCCTATTCACTACGAATTACCCAAGCTCTATACGAAAGGTATCGTCTAGTGCAACTTAGCCCGCGCAAGCCTCCAGATATCTATCTCAAGACGCTCTATGTCGCTTACTAGAGTTTTCACCATTCTCAGCATCCGTCAGAAGACTCAGAGCCTCTTTAGCTGTAAGTCTTGATTGGCATTGTGCTGGTGTTTCAGCATACGGATGCCGCACCATGCCAAGAACAGCGTTTCTCAAAGCTAGCAAGAAAATCAGCACCGCTCTTACACAACGTAAATCGCACCAAGCCAGGTCATACCCTCATTATGAAGCTTGTTTAAAGATTCAATGGCTTCTCCATACATGTCTTGAAACTCTTTCTGCAACTGACTAGCCTCAGAGCCTGTTCTCCAAGGATTCTTCCACTGTCGCCATGGATGGCGCCCCCAAATCATCTCAATGGCGATGACACCGATGCTCCAGATATCAGCCAACTCGTTGTATCCCGTCATCTCTCGCTCAGGAGCTAGCCACCCAATGGTTCCACCGGTTCCAGGTCGAGCAGGGTGATGTCTACCTGGAAAGGGGCTTTCCTCAGcatcgtcgagatcgagCAGCACTATAGATTTGCACTCGGCGGTCCAAGTTCGGATACCAATGTTGGCGGGTTTGAGATCTCCGTGCATCCAGTTATTTCTGTGGAGGAAGTTTGCAGCGCCGAGTATATCTGCCAGAACGGTTGTAACGATAGGTATCCTGGCTGGTAAGCTCGTGCGGTGAAGTTGTGCTATTAGTGTTGATCTCACCTCTCATGACCTTGTTTGAACAGACCCCTGGTGAGGGCAGTGGAAAGTATTTCCTGAGCAGCTGGTTCTTGAACAAACCAAACATCGGCTATCCTATTAGTTGATCTCACATCATCCGTGATAACTTCGATAAGTCGCAGCAAGCGGTTTTCGTTCTTCTTCAGGCTCAATGCAGCAAGTGTCTCTAGCTTTATTTGAACTTTCCGTACGCGCTCCCTGTCTCTTCCTACTTGCACTCTTTTCAAAGCAACACGTTGACCCTGGACATTCGAGGCGATGCTGACCATTCCAGATGCTCCTTTGCCTATAGTACCTGCGCTGATAGTCCATTGTCCGATGGTAATGGGGCTGTTTTcagatggtgttggtgtcaGTGATAGGTTCAATAGAGTGGTATGAATGTTGAGATGCTCTTTCAAGTAACGCTGGACTCTGTTGGGATAGTCGTCAGCGTAAGACGCTCGAGCATACTCGATTCGGTAGCAGAGGGATCCAAACGCAAGCTGAGCAGATGACTGATTGAAAACTCTCTTGTCGGAGATCTTATCCCCGTTGACCTTGGTCGCAGATTTGCTAGTTATTGGCTGCACAGATACAAAACTTGTTTCATCGATTTGAAAGATAGCTTGATTGCGTCGAACCTTGTACATCTTGTCGTTACCAGAATGTAAACAAAGGACGATATCGTTCAAATGGGGGGCATCTCTCAGAGCCCCAACTACCCATCCTCTTGACGGATTTCGCGGGGGTTTATCGAGAAATATGAAGTAGTGGCCTTTCCAGATTTCGTAACGGTCTCGACTCTCATCTTTTTTGTTTGAGCGGGACGATGATTTTGGATCCCGTGGCGATGAaattggtgatgatgatgaaaggcTTTCCGATGCTCCTTGAAGCGCGGCTTCAGGATCATTTTGTTGCTTTGAAGAGATCCACATGCACTTTCGTGTGTGTAGTTGCGCAGCTTGATTATCAGGATCGTCGGTTTGTGTGTGCAGCCATTCCGCAACATCATGGAATGCCAGTCGTGCCTCAGCGTTTTCTGGTGTCAGGATGATAGTGGCCCCTTCAGCTGAGGACCCTGGTAAAGTAGGGTCCTCGACCGTCTCTTGGCTACTTGGAATATCTGAGACATCCATAACTCCGAGATATCTAGTTCGGTTCTACatgagcttgaggttgagataAAATAAACAGTGATGGTGGGGTAAATGATTTTGGGGGAGTGCAGGGTAGGTACTGTATCTCGGGACAGAAAGATATGACCAATGGCGTGTTCCATGGTATGAAGCATCTGACAAAGCGTCATCAGCGGGCTATCATTCTTCCGTTACTCGACGCGTCAATTTGGCGTCA
It encodes:
- a CDS encoding kinase-like domain-containing protein — encoded protein: MDVSDIPSSQETVEDPTLPGSSAEGATIILTPENAEARLAFHDVAEWLHTQTDDPDNQAAQLHTRKCMWISSKQQNDPEAALQGASESLSSSSPISSPRDPKSSSRSNKKDESRDRYEIWKGHYFIFLDKPPRNPSRGWVVGALRDAPHLNDIVLCLHSGNDKMYKVRRNQAIFQIDETSFVSVQPITSKSATKVNGDKISDKRVFNQSSAQLAFGSLCYRIEYARASYADDYPNRVQRYLKEHLNIHTTLLNLSLTPTPSENSPITIGQWTISAGTIGKGASGMVSIASNVQGQRVALKRVQVGRDRERVRKVQIKLETLAALSLKKNENRLLRLIEVITDDVRSTNRIADVWFVQEPAAQEILSTALTRGLFKQGHERIPIVTTVLADILGAANFLHRNNWMHGDLKPANIGIRTWTAECKSIVLLDLDDAEESPFPGRHHPARPGTGGTIGWLAPEREMTGYNELADIWSIGVIAIEMIWGRHPWRQWKNPWRTGSEASQLQKEFQDMYGEAIESLNKLHNEALRNAVLGMVRHPYAETPAQCQSRLTAKEALSLLTDAENGENSSKRHRAS